A DNA window from Sediminitomix flava contains the following coding sequences:
- a CDS encoding cyclic nucleotide-binding domain-containing protein, whose protein sequence is MLFPFKKTYSKHERRLFRFLQKNYLFRKLNENELAEFLPYMYPRHYEKGEVIFFRNDPSQALYLVNKGVVALNLDVSDKFEELTRLKTADAFGDNALLEDKKRVYNAICFSDQCELYVIPTVNIYDIFEHNAKIRAKVMTSMAENYDRYMSNLFRSYQDAYGFFDLGMAFNATNQ, encoded by the coding sequence ATGCTATTCCCTTTTAAGAAAACATATTCAAAACATGAACGTCGTTTGTTCAGATTTCTTCAGAAGAACTACTTGTTCAGGAAGTTGAATGAAAATGAACTTGCGGAGTTTCTTCCATACATGTACCCGAGACATTATGAAAAGGGAGAAGTGATTTTCTTTAGAAATGACCCGAGCCAAGCATTGTATTTAGTGAACAAGGGCGTAGTAGCCCTCAATTTGGATGTTTCTGATAAGTTTGAAGAGTTGACTCGTTTGAAAACAGCAGATGCTTTCGGTGATAATGCGTTGTTGGAAGATAAAAAAAGAGTTTACAATGCTATTTGTTTTTCAGATCAATGTGAGTTGTATGTGATCCCAACAGTGAATATCTATGATATTTTTGAGCATAATGCCAAGATCAGAGCAAAGGTGATGACTTCAATGGCTGAGAATTATGATCGTTACATGAGTAATTTGTTTAGGTCATATCAAGATGCTTATGGGTTTTTCGATTTGGGAATGGCTTTCAATGCAACCAATCAGTAA
- the tilS gene encoding tRNA lysidine(34) synthetase TilS: MLQDFLTFINLKKLFSQEHRLLVAVSGGVDSVVLVHLLQMANFNFSIAHCNFSLRAEESDKDEKFVESLAEELNVPFHSIRFDTNSYAEKHQKSIQMAARDLRYDWFDKLVEEHQFDFLLTAHHTSDVLETMIFNLTKGTGIEGLHGILPQKDKLIRPLLFTDKDSLTAFAIQNNWKWREDQSNASNKYARNMIRNQVTPLLQKINPTVTLGIKETADRIRGVEKIFFREVERVKSQGIRWQGETFFFSLRTLVDYDTEEQETFLYYILREYGFSYAQIKQVVSVLEKHSGKEFFNEKYSLVKDRDFLVMTPKELGNDFELEISKELQNVKLSDEELTFEVLPKERWKLDTSPYIAALDYDRLTFPLRIRNWQAGEKMKPLGFKNRKKVSDVLTDLKVPRNLKQKVKVLESGGDICWVIGHRMDDRFKVKSETKTVLQIRLKKQ, from the coding sequence ATGCTACAAGACTTTTTAACGTTTATTAATTTAAAAAAACTCTTTTCACAGGAGCATAGGCTACTTGTAGCTGTAAGTGGAGGGGTAGATTCTGTCGTATTGGTCCATTTACTACAAATGGCAAACTTCAACTTTTCGATAGCCCATTGTAATTTTTCTTTGAGAGCAGAGGAGTCTGATAAAGATGAAAAGTTTGTAGAATCTTTAGCCGAAGAATTAAATGTTCCTTTTCATTCCATTCGTTTCGATACAAATTCTTACGCAGAAAAGCATCAAAAATCGATTCAGATGGCAGCCCGTGATTTGAGGTACGATTGGTTTGATAAGTTAGTGGAAGAACATCAGTTTGATTTTCTGTTGACAGCTCACCATACATCAGATGTTCTGGAAACCATGATTTTTAATTTGACTAAAGGTACTGGAATTGAGGGGTTACATGGAATATTGCCTCAGAAAGACAAGCTGATTCGTCCACTTTTATTTACGGATAAAGATAGCTTGACCGCTTTCGCAATTCAGAATAATTGGAAATGGAGAGAAGATCAGTCGAATGCATCGAATAAATATGCTCGTAATATGATCAGAAATCAAGTGACGCCACTGCTCCAGAAAATAAACCCGACAGTCACTTTAGGAATAAAAGAAACGGCAGATAGGATTAGAGGCGTTGAGAAAATTTTCTTTAGAGAAGTTGAAAGAGTAAAGTCTCAAGGAATCAGGTGGCAAGGAGAAACGTTTTTCTTTTCTCTCAGAACTTTGGTAGACTATGATACCGAAGAACAAGAAACATTTCTCTATTATATTTTGAGAGAGTATGGTTTTAGCTATGCTCAAATAAAACAGGTGGTATCTGTTCTTGAAAAACATTCTGGTAAAGAGTTTTTTAATGAAAAGTATTCACTAGTAAAAGACCGAGACTTTTTGGTGATGACTCCAAAAGAGTTAGGGAATGATTTTGAATTGGAAATCAGTAAAGAACTACAAAATGTGAAACTTTCAGATGAGGAATTAACATTTGAAGTCTTACCAAAAGAAAGATGGAAATTAGATACATCTCCTTATATTGCGGCTTTAGACTATGATCGTCTCACTTTCCCTCTGCGAATTCGAAATTGGCAAGCTGGAGAAAAAATGAAACCTCTAGGCTTTAAGAATCGAAAGAAAGTAAGTGATGTACTTACAGATTTGAAGGTTCCGAGAAATTTAAAACAAAAAGTGAAGGTTTTGGAAAGTGGGGGAGATATTTGTTGGGTGATCGGTCACCGAATGGATGATCGTTTTAAAGTAAAAAGTGAGACCAAAACTGTTTTGCAGATTCGCTTGAAAAAGCAATAA
- a CDS encoding OstA-like protein — translation MTKKLLKILIFLLLSFCVTSTYAQKKKGSKARISAGSAKGTKINGESYTLFNSKNGKRVKIKQGTSTIWCDRARQHRKTNEVVAWGNIIIIDKTTKITGGDRLDYDQEDDEVIITGDEVVLLDGDSKLVTDKLYYYAETKTAKYLTGGTIYDLEKNQTLKSREGFLKGDVMEFYYDVEMDDEEKDEHLRTEKLIYNKVTELASFDTETFILSPDGKVAATEGTYNAADGKVNFTSSALIENEDYILSGDHIISNKETAESYADGDVIFFSKKDSVIIYADYLENVDNQTLAYGDALMSKPVDGDWNNMFYLAADTLFSEEDTLAEERTMHAYHKVKFTSEDMQGKCDSLVYYMTDSLMYFFTDPIIWAQESQMTAEVIHTRMKDGGMDQMVLNKKAFVIQADSMGNYNQTSGKVITSYLDGQRMEKIDIKGNGTILYYAYDQETGNLDGLNRSACPDMSVFFNDENKLQYVSHNTKHNSVFLNPSSIRKPDRFLPGYDNRFDEIPEKKDIVDRVRVRKELDTDKGKEPQINIKFPMQEEKKPMLDAPIPIDLEINTALDNR, via the coding sequence ATGACGAAGAAACTTCTCAAAATATTGATTTTTTTACTGCTTTCATTCTGCGTGACTAGCACATATGCACAGAAGAAAAAGGGAAGTAAAGCTAGAATCTCGGCAGGTTCTGCAAAGGGTACTAAGATTAACGGAGAATCTTACACTCTGTTCAATTCCAAAAACGGGAAACGTGTAAAGATTAAACAGGGAACAAGTACAATTTGGTGTGATAGAGCTCGTCAGCACCGTAAAACAAACGAAGTTGTAGCTTGGGGAAATATCATTATTATCGATAAAACTACTAAAATTACTGGTGGCGACAGACTTGATTATGACCAAGAAGATGACGAAGTAATCATTACAGGTGATGAAGTTGTTTTGCTTGATGGTGACTCAAAACTTGTTACAGATAAATTATACTACTACGCAGAAACAAAAACTGCAAAATACCTTACAGGAGGTACTATTTACGATCTTGAAAAAAATCAGACACTAAAAAGTAGAGAAGGCTTTTTGAAAGGCGATGTCATGGAATTCTACTATGATGTAGAAATGGATGATGAAGAAAAGGATGAACACCTTCGTACAGAAAAGTTGATCTATAATAAAGTAACTGAGCTTGCCTCTTTTGACACAGAAACATTCATTCTATCTCCTGATGGAAAAGTTGCTGCAACAGAAGGAACCTACAATGCTGCTGATGGAAAAGTAAACTTTACAAGCAGTGCTCTCATTGAAAACGAAGATTATATCTTATCAGGAGATCATATCATAAGTAATAAAGAAACAGCTGAAAGTTATGCCGATGGTGATGTTATTTTCTTTAGTAAGAAAGATTCAGTTATCATCTATGCAGATTATCTAGAAAATGTAGACAACCAAACTCTTGCCTACGGAGATGCTTTGATGAGTAAACCTGTTGATGGAGATTGGAATAATATGTTCTATTTAGCTGCAGATACGCTATTTTCAGAAGAAGATACATTAGCTGAAGAAAGAACAATGCATGCATATCACAAAGTGAAATTCACTTCAGAAGATATGCAGGGAAAGTGTGATTCTTTGGTTTATTACATGACAGATTCATTAATGTACTTCTTCACAGACCCTATCATTTGGGCACAAGAAAGTCAAATGACTGCGGAAGTCATTCACACAAGAATGAAAGATGGCGGTATGGATCAGATGGTTTTAAATAAAAAAGCATTTGTAATTCAAGCCGACTCGATGGGTAACTACAACCAAACCTCGGGTAAAGTCATCACTTCTTATCTTGACGGGCAACGCATGGAGAAAATTGACATTAAAGGTAATGGAACAATCCTCTACTATGCCTATGATCAAGAAACAGGAAACCTTGATGGTTTGAACAGAAGTGCCTGTCCTGATATGTCCGTTTTTTTCAATGATGAAAATAAACTTCAGTATGTATCTCATAATACAAAACACAACTCGGTTTTCTTAAACCCAAGTAGTATTCGTAAACCAGACCGTTTCTTACCTGGTTACGATAACCGTTTTGATGAAATCCCTGAAAAAAAGGATATTGTAGACAGAGTTCGTGTTCGAAAAGAGTTGGATACAGACAAAGGGAAAGAGCCGCAGATTAATATCAAATTCCCAATGCAAGAGGAGAAAAAACCTATGTTAGATGCTCCAATTCCAATAGACTTAGAAATTAATACAGCTCTAGATAATAGATAA
- a CDS encoding 3'-5' exonuclease produces the protein MNFTAIDFETANAQRNSVCAVGITRVENGNITDSFSQLIRPEPCKFDLINITVHGIKPEMVAEAPTFAEYWETMLPYLNNQLLIAHNAPFDMSVLRASMKQYGIVSPDMSYACTVRLAKFSYPTLINHKLNTLAHHLEIPLNHHDAGSDAYACAVLALRMAEKRGVDNLQKLVAKEGMYLGKIFSNGYTPFSNRPQKPKFDNTLF, from the coding sequence ATGAATTTTACAGCTATCGATTTTGAGACGGCTAACGCTCAAAGAAACAGTGTTTGTGCAGTTGGTATCACTAGAGTAGAAAATGGAAATATCACAGATTCTTTCAGTCAGCTCATTCGACCTGAACCCTGTAAATTTGATCTGATCAATATCACAGTTCATGGCATAAAGCCAGAAATGGTAGCAGAAGCACCAACTTTTGCTGAATATTGGGAAACAATGCTTCCTTACCTAAATAATCAACTACTGATTGCTCACAATGCACCATTTGACATGAGTGTACTAAGGGCTTCTATGAAACAATACGGTATTGTAAGCCCAGATATGTCTTATGCTTGTACAGTAAGATTGGCTAAGTTCTCCTATCCTACTTTAATAAACCATAAGTTAAATACTTTAGCTCATCATCTAGAGATTCCGCTGAATCATCACGACGCTGGTAGTGATGCTTATGCTTGTGCTGTTTTGGCACTTAGAATGGCTGAAAAAAGAGGTGTTGATAACCTACAGAAATTAGTAGCTAAAGAAGGAATGTACTTGGGTAAAATCTTCAGTAATGGTTATACACCATTTAGTAACAGGCCACAAAAACCTAAATTCGACAACACTTTATTCTAA
- a CDS encoding bile acid:sodium symporter family protein yields the protein MLEALKALDFIRLNFSQDTLFILNIALAFIMFGVALEIKTEHFKELSKRPKSVLTGILSQFILLPSLTFLITIALHEYITPSIALGMILVASCPGGNISNFMSNMAKGNVALSVSLTAFATFTATVFTPFNFAFWGKLYIQFIQSQDANTLLRPLEISTFDVFQTVAIILGIPLVLGMFISYKYPKLTQKIIKPIKQLSVVIFAVIVLIAFKNNYQHFLDHIHYVFLLVLLHNLVALFSGFSVSTLFKVPRHDRRTITIETGIQNSGLGLVLLFNPNIFPADLPLGGMATITAWWGIWHIISGLTIAWFWSNNQKLQSLITAK from the coding sequence ATGTTAGAGGCATTGAAGGCGTTGGATTTTATTCGACTAAACTTTTCTCAAGACACGCTATTCATACTGAATATTGCTTTGGCATTTATCATGTTTGGTGTAGCTCTTGAGATCAAAACAGAGCATTTTAAAGAATTATCGAAACGACCAAAATCGGTATTAACAGGAATACTTTCGCAATTTATATTGCTACCATCTTTGACATTTTTGATCACCATTGCCCTGCATGAATACATCACTCCATCAATTGCATTGGGGATGATTCTTGTAGCTTCTTGCCCTGGGGGAAATATATCAAACTTTATGTCAAATATGGCTAAAGGAAATGTAGCTTTATCAGTTAGTTTAACTGCATTTGCTACTTTTACTGCTACAGTTTTTACTCCTTTCAACTTTGCATTTTGGGGTAAATTATATATCCAATTCATCCAAAGTCAAGATGCAAATACGCTGTTAAGACCTTTGGAAATTAGTACATTTGATGTATTCCAAACAGTAGCTATCATTTTGGGTATTCCATTAGTTTTAGGAATGTTCATTTCATACAAATACCCTAAGCTGACACAAAAAATCATTAAGCCAATCAAACAACTTTCAGTAGTAATTTTTGCTGTTATTGTTCTGATTGCGTTCAAAAATAACTACCAACATTTCTTAGATCATATTCATTATGTATTCTTGTTAGTTCTCCTACATAATCTTGTGGCTTTGTTCTCAGGATTCTCAGTGAGTACTTTGTTCAAAGTACCAAGACACGACCGTAGAACGATCACGATCGAAACAGGAATTCAAAACTCAGGTCTAGGACTTGTTCTTCTATTCAACCCTAATATTTTCCCAGCTGATCTTCCACTTGGCGGAATGGCAACAATTACTGCTTGGTGGGGAATTTGGCATATCATTTCAGGATTAACAATTGCCTGGTTCTGGTCAAACAATCAAAAACTACAATCACTTATCACTGCAAAATGA
- a CDS encoding lysophospholipid acyltransferase family protein, translating to MIEKLIKFSWGYAVFKAYVNFIHKYVHYRKIEIIGEENLPKDGPMIFVSNHQNALMDPLAVVLTAPGQPVSLARADIFKKPLFRKLLNTLKILPIYRQRDKVNTKEKNEEIFELLSQVLSAGKSMVIMPEGNNAAVRKLRPLKKGFARIAFKAESENNFDLNIKVIPMGLEYSSYTKTRSKLYIKYGKPLSVSEYENIWEESPDKATTKLTSDLSDRLKSVIINLPNQEVHRVSSLEVDLKYAPNKLNLAQREAAFEEAVERYSSVLEKNEDDQLQQKVKEIENSFKKLGEIPQHWNMFNTKIGFGDILLTVLSLPIAVWGYLHHSPLVLVHNWLNTKVKDKEFTSTFKLAAAVFVLPIVYLIFLGVSFIIPDSTLQLAYLISIPLSGIITFSLEEKYLHLLLRIKSIWMSKNPNWKKIKELEDHLFN from the coding sequence ATGATCGAAAAGCTTATAAAATTTTCTTGGGGGTATGCGGTATTCAAAGCTTATGTAAATTTTATTCATAAGTATGTTCACTACCGTAAGATTGAGATTATTGGAGAAGAAAATTTGCCAAAAGATGGACCGATGATTTTCGTTTCTAACCATCAAAATGCTCTCATGGATCCTTTAGCTGTTGTACTGACAGCACCAGGACAACCTGTGAGTTTGGCTAGAGCTGATATATTTAAAAAGCCTTTATTTAGAAAACTACTCAATACATTAAAGATTCTTCCAATTTACCGTCAGAGAGACAAGGTAAATACTAAGGAAAAAAACGAAGAGATATTTGAGCTTTTGAGTCAAGTACTTTCTGCTGGTAAATCTATGGTCATTATGCCCGAGGGGAATAATGCAGCTGTAAGAAAGCTTAGACCTCTAAAAAAAGGATTTGCTAGAATTGCATTTAAAGCTGAATCGGAAAATAATTTTGATCTAAATATCAAAGTCATCCCAATGGGACTAGAGTACAGTTCATATACAAAAACTCGTTCCAAGCTTTACATCAAATACGGAAAACCATTATCTGTTAGTGAGTACGAGAATATTTGGGAAGAAAGTCCTGATAAAGCTACAACTAAATTGACATCCGATTTGAGTGATCGACTAAAATCAGTCATCATTAACCTTCCAAATCAAGAGGTACACAGAGTTTCATCTTTAGAAGTAGACCTAAAGTATGCTCCGAATAAACTGAACTTAGCACAACGTGAAGCCGCTTTTGAAGAGGCTGTAGAAAGATATTCTTCAGTACTTGAAAAGAATGAAGATGATCAACTCCAACAAAAAGTAAAAGAGATTGAAAACTCATTCAAAAAACTTGGAGAAATTCCTCAGCATTGGAATATGTTCAATACAAAGATTGGTTTTGGAGATATTCTCCTAACGGTTCTTTCTCTTCCTATTGCGGTATGGGGTTATCTTCATCATTCACCTTTAGTCCTTGTACACAACTGGTTAAATACGAAAGTCAAAGACAAAGAGTTTACGAGTACGTTTAAGCTCGCTGCAGCGGTATTCGTTTTGCCTATAGTCTACCTCATATTTTTAGGAGTTTCGTTTATTATTCCAGATTCAACACTTCAGCTGGCATACTTGATCAGTATTCCTCTAAGTGGAATCATTACATTTTCATTAGAAGAAAAGTATCTACATCTACTACTAAGAATTAAATCCATTTGGATGAGTAAAAACCCGAATTGGAAAAAAATAAAAGAACTAGAAGATCACTTATTTAATTAA
- the guaB gene encoding IMP dehydrogenase — protein MYKADKVLYEALTYDDVLLRPAFSGILPRETDTSSLLTQNIKLNIPFISAAMDTVTEAELAIAMANEGGIGFIHKNMSIAEQAKQVRKVKRSQSGMILDPITLSPNKSLAEANHLMQEFNIGGIPIVNKKGLLVGILTNRDMRFQHDLDLKIKDVMTKEQLITADDGITLEVAEGILKEHKIEKLPIVSKDNKLIGLITYKDILKNQNRPNACKDEYGRLRVGAAVGVTYDVIDRIDELKAAGVDVITIDTAHGHSKGVIDTLKKVKKKYPELDTIVGNIATSEAAKALAKAGADAVKVGVGPGSICTTRVIAGVGVPQLSAVFETAKGLKGSKIPFIADGGIRFSGDAVKAIAGGANTVMIGSILAGTEEAPGEVIIYEGRKFKSYRGMGSLEAMDKGSKDRYFQDVEDDIKKLVPEGISGRVPYKGKVHEVIYQLTGGLKAGMGYCGSRTIKDLQQAKFVKITSAGVKESHPHDIMITREAPNYSAKR, from the coding sequence ATGTACAAAGCTGATAAAGTGCTCTATGAAGCTCTCACCTATGATGATGTTTTACTTAGACCTGCTTTCTCTGGTATCTTACCAAGAGAGACAGATACAAGTAGTCTACTTACCCAAAATATAAAACTGAATATCCCATTTATTTCAGCAGCAATGGACACTGTTACGGAAGCAGAACTTGCTATTGCAATGGCCAATGAAGGAGGAATTGGTTTCATTCATAAAAATATGAGTATTGCTGAGCAAGCCAAACAGGTAAGAAAAGTGAAACGCTCTCAAAGTGGGATGATCTTAGACCCGATTACTTTATCTCCGAATAAATCACTTGCTGAAGCCAATCATCTTATGCAAGAATTCAATATTGGAGGTATTCCTATTGTAAATAAAAAAGGACTTTTAGTGGGAATATTGACAAATAGAGATATGCGTTTTCAGCACGATCTTGATTTAAAGATAAAAGATGTGATGACTAAAGAGCAACTGATCACTGCTGACGATGGAATTACACTTGAAGTAGCTGAAGGAATACTGAAAGAACATAAAATTGAAAAGCTCCCAATCGTTAGTAAAGACAATAAACTTATTGGTCTAATTACATATAAAGATATCTTAAAGAATCAGAACCGTCCGAATGCTTGTAAAGATGAATATGGGAGATTAAGGGTCGGAGCTGCGGTAGGAGTTACTTATGATGTCATAGATCGGATTGATGAATTAAAAGCTGCTGGTGTTGATGTAATCACAATAGATACTGCCCATGGACATTCAAAGGGAGTTATTGATACACTCAAAAAAGTGAAGAAGAAATATCCAGAGCTAGATACGATTGTTGGAAACATAGCTACTTCTGAAGCAGCCAAAGCCTTAGCAAAAGCAGGTGCTGATGCTGTAAAAGTTGGTGTTGGGCCTGGCTCAATTTGTACAACAAGGGTGATTGCTGGAGTTGGCGTCCCTCAATTATCAGCTGTATTTGAAACTGCTAAAGGATTAAAAGGCTCAAAAATACCATTTATAGCAGATGGAGGTATTCGTTTCTCTGGAGACGCTGTAAAAGCAATTGCGGGTGGTGCAAATACAGTAATGATCGGATCTATTTTAGCAGGCACAGAAGAAGCCCCAGGAGAAGTAATTATTTATGAAGGAAGAAAATTCAAAAGTTACCGAGGAATGGGCTCTTTAGAAGCAATGGATAAAGGCTCTAAAGATCGATACTTTCAAGATGTAGAAGATGATATAAAAAAGCTTGTTCCAGAAGGGATTTCGGGAAGAGTTCCTTACAAAGGAAAAGTACATGAAGTTATCTATCAGCTTACTGGAGGACTAAAAGCAGGGATGGGCTATTGCGGTTCGAGAACAATTAAAGATTTGCAACAAGCTAAGTTTGTGAAAATAACATCTGCTGGAGTGAAGGAGTCTCACCCGCATGATATCATGATTACTCGAGAAGCGCCAAATTATTCTGCCAAAAGATAA
- the dapA gene encoding 4-hydroxy-tetrahydrodipicolinate synthase: MRTFTGTAAALVTPFTENGQVDFDALGGLLEHTSSHLDFLVVSGTTAESATLSFEEKQAVLKYVVNNNPHNRPIMFGVGGNDTNSVIERIEKFDLEGVDGILSVCPYYVRPTQEGIKAHYRAIADASELPIMLYNVPSRTGVNMEAETVIDLSSHPNIIGIKDAAGDLTQAMRIIHGTHESFIFLSGEDTLTVPIISVGGDGVISVIGNVMPEQYSRVINSALEGRYKEASASMYPLLDFNEALFAEGNPVGVKTALANIGLCRKDVRLPLVAGSETLQNRLNSLYEDAVKNFEIGQVARQATEAKKNLAI, encoded by the coding sequence ATGAGAACATTTACAGGAACTGCCGCTGCTTTAGTAACACCTTTTACAGAGAATGGTCAAGTTGACTTTGATGCATTGGGTGGCTTATTAGAACATACATCTTCTCACTTAGACTTTCTAGTAGTTAGTGGAACTACTGCTGAAAGTGCTACTCTTTCATTTGAGGAGAAACAAGCAGTTCTTAAATATGTTGTCAATAACAATCCTCATAACAGACCAATCATGTTTGGGGTAGGAGGTAATGATACCAATTCTGTTATCGAAAGAATTGAAAAATTTGACCTAGAAGGAGTTGATGGTATCTTATCTGTTTGTCCGTATTATGTGAGACCTACTCAAGAAGGAATTAAAGCACATTATAGAGCTATTGCAGATGCTTCAGAACTTCCGATTATGTTGTACAATGTACCTAGCCGTACAGGTGTGAATATGGAAGCTGAAACTGTTATTGATCTATCTTCTCATCCAAATATTATAGGAATTAAAGATGCAGCAGGTGATCTTACCCAAGCAATGCGAATTATTCATGGTACACATGAGAGCTTTATTTTCCTTTCGGGTGAAGATACGCTTACAGTTCCAATTATCTCAGTAGGTGGTGATGGTGTGATCTCTGTAATCGGAAATGTAATGCCAGAACAATACTCTAGAGTTATTAATAGTGCATTGGAAGGTAGGTATAAAGAAGCTTCAGCTTCTATGTATCCACTGTTAGATTTCAATGAAGCATTATTTGCTGAAGGTAACCCTGTAGGAGTTAAAACAGCTTTAGCTAACATTGGACTTTGTCGTAAAGATGTGAGATTACCATTGGTAGCAGGTTCAGAAACTTTACAGAACAGACTGAATTCATTGTATGAAGATGCTGTAAAAAACTTTGAAATCGGGCAAGTTGCAAGACAAGCTACAGAAGCTAAAAAGAACTTAGCGATATAG
- a CDS encoding aspartate kinase, translating into MITVSEAVENYIHQSPYLLEAITDDIINYTALARKIKDEIEEELHKDIQVGAIVMALKRLKPKLNRLNIQDEVLSYVNKMGEIIVRSDLIDFTFKNSVTLIQKQQKLLREIENMKDIFHASSKGVYETNIVSSKKIEDIVENIFGSEELLHKTEKLGAITMRLPADNITVPGIYYYILKKIAWEGINISEVVSTTNEFTLIIDQKDVNRTFSLLHNMTQQ; encoded by the coding sequence ATGATAACAGTCTCAGAAGCAGTCGAAAATTACATTCATCAATCCCCTTATTTGCTAGAGGCTATAACTGATGATATCATCAACTATACAGCCCTTGCTCGTAAAATAAAAGATGAAATTGAAGAAGAATTACATAAGGATATTCAAGTTGGTGCAATTGTGATGGCTCTAAAACGACTTAAGCCAAAACTCAATCGCCTTAATATACAAGATGAGGTTTTATCTTATGTAAATAAGATGGGAGAAATTATTGTCCGTTCAGACCTCATTGACTTTACTTTTAAAAATTCTGTAACACTTATACAGAAACAGCAAAAGCTACTTCGTGAGATTGAAAATATGAAGGATATTTTCCATGCTTCATCTAAAGGAGTTTATGAAACGAATATAGTTAGCTCTAAAAAGATAGAAGATATTGTTGAAAATATTTTTGGAAGTGAAGAACTCCTCCATAAAACAGAAAAGCTAGGAGCGATAACCATGCGCTTGCCTGCAGATAACATTACTGTACCGGGTATTTATTACTATATCTTAAAGAAGATTGCTTGGGAAGGAATAAACATTTCTGAAGTTGTATCGACAACAAATGAGTTCACGCTAATCATAGATCAGAAAGATGTAAACAGAACTTTTAGTTTACTTCATAATATGACTCAGCAATAA